gagagaggggcttGTTGCagagggcggcggccatggagggcGGTGGCAAGATGGgctacggcggcgggggcgggcaGCACGAGACGGCTCGGCTGCTCAAGGCGCTGAGCCGGACGGTGGAGCCGCGGAACTTCGGCAtcggcctcgtcgccggcttcCTCCTTGTCACCTGCGCATACTTCTCCACCGCCAACTTCGACGCCATCCACATCGCGCTCAGTGAGTTCCCCTAATTTCCTCCCATCTGCAttggcttcttccccggcccCCTTCCTGCGCCTCTAATCTCCTCCGGCTCATGACTCACGTGCAGTGCCTTCCAAGAACGGGATTGGCTCGCCGCTGACGGCCTTCGACGGCTCCGGGCACCGATTAGGTGGTTCATCCGTCCGTGTATTTCCATCAGCAGCACCGACATTTCTAGCAATCCAAGACTCTGACGGCCTATCTGCTGCTACTGcctgttgttgttctttgCTCTGTCCAGGTCCAGATTTGGGCGCACAGGACCCGGAGGACGCGCTCTCGAAGCAGGGGAGCAAGGCGGAGGTGCTCGACACAGACGACGAATTCAGCCGCAAGATGAATCTCCCCGCTTCTTCCGGGCCAGGTGATTATTTGGCCATGGCTACCTCGAGCTGTTTTTACTGCTTCCCTTTGGTGCTTCTTTCATTCTTTCTCCTGGCTCGCACGCTACCCGGCCGGCCTTCCGGAGTCCAGGCAATATGATGAAAAAGAATcatgtttttatttctctttctctcctccctTTAGATGCGTCAATGGGGGACACGGGGAAAGAAGGCGAGGCTTTTCCGGGGGCGCCGCCGAATGCCACCGCTGAAGGAGGCGgcactcttcttcctcccttgTCGTCGCCCGAGGAATCCACCAACAGCACGCAAGAACAAGGTGAGGAACCAACTAACCACTTGCCACATTTTACGTCTACTTCTTTTTACccctacctttttttttactacttTCCTGAGAGGGCGAAGGTAATGCTGGATTTTACAAGCTGGATTCGTTGCTGGGTTCAGGTGTTCttgaggacgaggagctgcaGGTGCAGGAtgccatggctgctgctgctgctaatgCTTCCAAGAAGATTAGCGGCGGCAGCAATGGCAGCAGCTCCCCGGCGTCGGTGATTCAGTCGGACCCTGCCACGATTCCTGCTCCTGCCCAGCAGATCCCAACACCTCAGCTGGAGGTCAAGGCTCCTCCAGTTGAGCAGATTCCTCCAACTCCAGTGCAGCAGCAAGAGGTCAAGGCAACTCCAGTTCAGCTGATTCCCCCTACCCCAGAGGTTAAGCAGACAGGTATACTAACAAAACTTTGCATTTCATTTCAGTCTGTAAATTGACTACTCCCTAGAACTTTTCAAATCCTATAAAACCAATTGTACAAAACAGGTTTTTAGATGTAAAATGTTGGTTGCGTTTTCACCCATTTTACTTTCTCCAAGtccctaaaaaaacacaagcaaTGGTGTTCCTGTTCTGGACCACTCTGTGTTTTACCATTTGTGAGTCTGACTCTATCTCCTCAGCTTTCTTGAGAGGAGAGCAATGTGGGTTCCCATAGGGCCATAGCTGATGGATTGCCCAATTTCTAGACCTCTTGATGATCATTTCGTGGGGGTCCTACACGAACAATGTTTCTTGTCTGTGAACCCTCGCACaaaaaagttttttcttttatctccGTGCTCCAATCATTCTGATAACAAGCAACGTGTTTTAATTAATCTCTGTCAAcaggttcttcttcttcagaagcggcggcggcgcggcggcggccatggaagCCGCTGTGCGACTTCGCGTCGAACCGGCGCATCGACTGGTGCGAGCTGGACGGCGACGTGCGCGTCCACGGCGCCAACGGCACCGTCACGCTCGTcgacgccgccatggccgccgaggaGTGGCGCGTGAAGCCGTACCCTCGCAAGGCCGACGCCAGCGCCATGCGCTTCGTGCGCGAGATCACCGTGCGCTCCACGCCGCCGAACTCCGCCAATGCCGCCCCCGCGTGCACGGAGCGGCACGAGGGCGTGCCGGCATTGGTGTTCTCGGACCGCGGCTACACGGGCAACTACTTCCACGCCTACACGGACGTGATCCTGCCGCTGTTCCTGACGGCCAGGCAGTACTCGGGCGAGGTCCAGTTCATGGTCTCCGACTTCCAGATGTGGTGGATCGGCAAGTTCATGCCGGTCTTCAAGTCCCTGTCCAATTATCCCCTcatcgacctcgccgccgacagCAGAGTACACTGCTTCAAGCACGTCCAGGTCGGGCTCACTTGCCACGCCGACTTCAGCATCGACCCTAGCCGGTCCCCCAACGGCTACTCCATGGTCGACTTCACCAAGTTCATGCGGCAGACATACAAGCTCCCCCGCGACCTCGCAGCCCCCATCAATGGCGCCCGGCCCCGGCTCCTCATAATCGCCCGTGCCAGAACACGCCGTTTCGATAACCTGGCCGAGATCGTGCGCGGAGCCGAGAAGGTCGGCTTTGAGGCCGTCGTGTCCGAAGGGGACCACGAGGTGGCGCCGTTCGCGGAGCTGTCGAACACCTGCGACGTCATGCTGGGCGTCCATGGCGCCGGGCTGACGAACATGATCTTCCTGCCGACCGGCGGCGCCGTGATCCAGGTGGTGCCGCTGGGCGGGCTGGAGTTCGTGGCCGGCTACTTCCGGGGCCCGGCGGCCGACATGGGGCTCCGGTACCTCGAGTACCGGATCGCCCCGGCGGAGAGCTCGCTGTCCGAGCAGTACCCGCCGGACCACCCCGTCTTCACCGACCCCGAAGGGGTCAAGAGCAAAGGATGGGACTCGCTCAAGGAGGCGTACCTTGACAAGCAGGATGTTAAGCTTGATATGAGGCGGTTCAGGCCGTTGCTCAAGAAGGCCTTCGCTCATGTCAGGGCCAACAAGAAGCTCCAGTGAATTACTAATCGCTTGTTTTTCGTCTTGTAGTCCAGTAATTAATATATACGTGTAAGTGTACTTATTAGAGAGGCAGATTGAGATCAAGGAGATGTAAGATATGGCGGGCacggtgaggaagaagatgaagtgAGCAGTGGATGGAGAAGGGTGCGTAGATTAATTAGATGAGGAGGATGGTCAGAGTagccaaggaagaaaaatGTACAAGAGCTTAGATGATGGATGgattgatgtttttttttggagaggGTAACTCGACCACTGGTAAATTCGATTAATGactctttgtttgtttttcttactACTAGCAAATAGTAATAAGCATGGTTTTCTTAACGAAACCGGGGAAATTCccttttttaaataaaaaaaattatatagtAATAAGCATGTATAGAAACTGAATGACCCATGGACACGGACACGCACAGAAGAGAGTTGCCTTGTTGAGGAATGTGCTTATGATTCCGCTGTCCGCATTAACTAACTTTCTTGCTCACGGTTAGCAGTTGCCATCGGTCTTCCTCATCGATCGGTATTCCTCATCGTTTTCCTTTGCTCTGGCTGGTGGCGAAAGAGGTCAATTCCAGGAAATGCCTTGGCTAATTCCGTTGCTTAATTGCCATCACCAGTCCCCAATCCCCAAATTCATTCTTCTCCGCTGGAACACGTACGTGTAGAAATAGACAGCTAGAGGGTCCCCGTtggactgactgactgactgatcAGTTAATTTAGTGGCTTCGAAACAGAAAGCTAGCCAACCGTGTTAACTCGATCTTGCAAGGAAAGTTTTACAAGTATACTCATATCAAAAAAAGTTTTACGATGGAAGAAGAACATAAATGGAGGAGGGACATTTTTGTGTCCTCGGTTGTTTCCAGATGCGGCTGTTCCTGGCAGAGCCTTTCGCAAGCTGAATTTTCCGCGCCTGGCCGGAAAAAGAAACTTTCATTGCCCGGTAGTGTCAGTGTGTGGTTGCAATTAAGCTGCACCAAGAACCGGCCGAGTGCAATGAATACTGCACATCTGATCGTATAACACACTCCATTTACAGTCCCCATGTACGCCCAGACGGTCAGAACATCGTCCTTTGCTAGCTTGATCTCGAAGATAGGTACGGACCGGAGAAGATCGTCAACCCATAAACAGCACAGGTAGTACCACCAGtaattaactactccctccgtccaacgaaaaatgtctcaactttgactaaatttgaatgcatctgtacactaagtcatgtctagttaagttcaaattttaacaaacttgagacatcttttattggaaaAAGGGAatagacattttttatataagaatctatacaaatttatgtcagttattttgggacggagggagcaagTAATCAAGCAATGGCAGTCTGTAGTACCAGGAGTGATTAAGCAAGGTGCAGCATGTAATACAGGCCGGCGTTGTGTCGTTGCATGTGTGCGTTACGTACATTGCAGATGGGCCGGTCGATGGATACAGTGGTGGCATATATATGCTGCAGTTCATATATGGTATGGTTGTTGCGGCATTCCATTCCATGAAAACGGCTGCTTGATAGTGATGATCTGTCTATAGCTTAATTTGGTCGCACTCTCGGGCATCGATCGGGCCGCTGCTGTTGGTTGATTGATTAATTAGCTAGCTGGTGGTA
The Brachypodium distachyon strain Bd21 chromosome 2, Brachypodium_distachyon_v3.0, whole genome shotgun sequence genome window above contains:
- the LOC100828889 gene encoding uncharacterized protein LOC100828889, giving the protein MEGGGKMGYGGGGGQHETARLLKALSRTVEPRNFGIGLVAGFLLVTCAYFSTANFDAIHIALMPSKNGIGSPLTAFDGSGHRLGPDLGAQDPEDALSKQGSKAEVLDTDDEFSRKMNLPASSGPDASMGDTGKEGEAFPGAPPNATAEGGGTLLPPLSSPEESTNSTQEQGVLEDEELQVQDAMAAAAANASKKISGGSNGSSSPASVIQSDPATIPAPAQQIPTPQLEVKAPPVEQIPPTPVQQQEVKATPVQLIPPTPEVKQTGSSSSEAAAARRRPWKPLCDFASNRRIDWCELDGDVRVHGANGTVTLVDAAMAAEEWRVKPYPRKADASAMRFVREITVRSTPPNSANAAPACTERHEGVPALVFSDRGYTGNYFHAYTDVILPLFLTARQYSGEVQFMVSDFQMWWIGKFMPVFKSLSNYPLIDLAADSRVHCFKHVQVGLTCHADFSIDPSRSPNGYSMVDFTKFMRQTYKLPRDLAAPINGARPRLLIIARARTRRFDNLAEIVRGAEKVGFEAVVSEGDHEVAPFAELSNTCDVMLGVHGAGLTNMIFLPTGGAVIQVVPLGGLEFVAGYFRGPAADMGLRYLEYRIAPAESSLSEQYPPDHPVFTDPEGVKSKGWDSLKEAYLDKQDVKLDMRRFRPLLKKAFAHVRANKKLQ